A portion of the Oncorhynchus nerka isolate Pitt River linkage group LG27, Oner_Uvic_2.0, whole genome shotgun sequence genome contains these proteins:
- the LOC115111857 gene encoding fatty acid binding protein 1-B.1-like, which yields MSFSGKYQMESHDNFESFMEAVGLPDELIQESKDLMSISEIEETGDHFKVTVTTGTKILTNSFTIGQETELESPTGGKVNSVVMREGNKLTAILNGIEYVTELTDANTLVNTMTLSGMSYKRTSKRM from the exons ATGTCTTTCTCAGGGAAATACCAGATGGAGTCACATGACAACTTTGAGTCTTTCATGGAGGCTGTTG GTCTCCCTGATGAGCTTATCCAGGAGAGCAAAGACCTCATGAGCATCTCTGAGATTGAGGAGACTGGAGACCACTTCAAGGTGACTGTCACCACGGGGACAAAGATCCTCACCAACTCCTTCACCATTGGCCAGGAGACGGAGCTCGAGTCGCCGACCGGGGGGAAGGTCAAT TCTGTGGTGATGAGGGAAGGTAACAAGCTGACGGCCATCCTGAATGGGATCGAATATGTCACAGAACTTACAGACGCAAACACCCTCGTCAAC ACCATGACTCTGTCTGGCATGTCATACAAGAGGACAAGCAAACGAATGTGA